The following proteins come from a genomic window of Marinitoga litoralis:
- the mnmE gene encoding tRNA uridine-5-carboxymethylaminomethyl(34) synthesis GTPase MnmE produces MIFDTIAAISSPLGTGAISVIRISGDKTKKLIEDIFGINNPEPKKMYYGWVKENNEIIDEVTWVYHKGPRSYTGEDMLEIFGHGGILVTKKILNLIISKGLREALPGEFSKRAVMNKKMDLVKAEAINELIHANSDYALKAAANQMEGKLSEQINNFKKELFNIAARIEVEMDYPEDFEVDNFEFLNSLNNIREELYYLYENADNGISAIEGIKMAIVGKPNAGKSTLLNALLRKDRAIVTDIPGTTRDTIEESLNIRGILIRTIDTAGIRETEDVVEKIGVERSLKAIEESKLILFVLDNSTGVEDYDIEIYEKIKHYNDKEIIIVINKSDINNEDKFDIPWNHDVVKISAATGRIKELEDKIFDKLKDSVITNELTLTNERQKNAVKKAIDSISKAIEGIQLGLTNDAIMFDVRKAIEGLNELTGEDYTETLLDNIFGNFCVGK; encoded by the coding sequence ATGATTTTTGATACTATTGCAGCTATATCATCACCGTTAGGTACAGGTGCAATATCAGTAATTAGAATTTCTGGAGATAAGACAAAAAAATTGATTGAGGATATATTTGGTATTAATAATCCAGAACCTAAAAAAATGTATTATGGTTGGGTAAAAGAGAATAATGAAATAATTGATGAAGTTACATGGGTATATCATAAAGGGCCAAGAAGTTATACTGGGGAAGACATGTTAGAGATTTTTGGGCATGGCGGTATTTTAGTTACAAAAAAGATTTTAAATCTAATAATTTCAAAAGGTTTAAGAGAAGCTTTACCAGGCGAATTTTCTAAAAGAGCTGTAATGAATAAAAAAATGGATTTAGTAAAAGCTGAAGCTATAAACGAGCTTATACATGCTAACTCTGATTATGCGTTAAAAGCAGCTGCAAATCAAATGGAGGGTAAATTATCTGAACAAATTAATAATTTTAAAAAAGAATTATTTAATATTGCAGCAAGAATAGAAGTTGAAATGGATTATCCAGAGGATTTTGAAGTTGATAATTTTGAATTTTTAAATTCACTAAATAACATAAGAGAAGAATTATATTATTTATATGAAAATGCTGATAATGGAATATCTGCAATTGAAGGTATTAAAATGGCTATAGTAGGTAAGCCAAATGCTGGTAAGTCTACTTTGTTAAATGCATTATTGAGAAAAGATAGAGCAATAGTAACTGATATTCCGGGTACTACAAGAGATACAATTGAAGAAAGTTTAAATATACGAGGAATATTGATAAGAACTATAGATACTGCGGGTATAAGAGAAACAGAAGATGTTGTAGAGAAAATAGGAGTAGAAAGATCTTTAAAGGCTATAGAAGAATCAAAATTAATATTATTTGTTTTGGATAATTCAACGGGTGTAGAAGATTATGATATTGAAATATATGAAAAAATAAAGCATTATAATGATAAAGAGATTATTATTGTTATTAATAAGTCTGATATCAATAATGAAGATAAATTTGATATACCATGGAATCATGATGTTGTAAAAATATCAGCTGCTACAGGAAGAATAAAAGAATTAGAAGATAAGATATTTGATAAGTTAAAGGATTCAGTTATAACAAATGAATTGACATTAACAAATGAAAGACAAAAAAATGCTGTTAAGAAGGCTATTGATTCAATTTCTAAGGCAATAGAAGGAATTCAGCTAGGATTGACAAATGATGCTATAATGTTTGATGTTAGAAAAGCTATAGAAGGATTAAATGAATTAACAGGTGAAGATTATACTGAAACATTACTCGATAATATATTTGGAAATTTCTGTGTAGGAAAGTAG
- a CDS encoding GNAT family N-acetyltransferase, translating to MISGNLVRLRAYNKNDLKFELEYINDFEVKKNINPEIPFPLRFEDEEKWYNSINPIGNGVYTFVIEELENHKYVGICEVNDIDWKNSVATIGIFIGKPFWGKGFGTEAMRLLINFIFEEMNINKIKLSVFGFNKRAIKMYENLGFKKEATLREQIFREGKYHDEIIMGLLKREWGNIDD from the coding sequence ATGATCAGTGGAAACTTAGTTCGTTTAAGAGCATACAATAAAAATGATTTAAAATTTGAATTAGAATACATAAACGATTTTGAAGTAAAAAAGAATATTAATCCCGAAATACCTTTTCCTTTAAGATTCGAAGATGAGGAGAAATGGTATAATTCTATTAACCCAATAGGAAATGGTGTATATACATTTGTTATAGAAGAGTTGGAAAATCATAAATATGTGGGAATATGTGAAGTAAATGATATTGATTGGAAAAACTCTGTTGCAACAATAGGTATTTTTATTGGAAAACCTTTTTGGGGTAAAGGATTTGGAACAGAGGCAATGAGATTGTTAATTAATTTCATTTTTGAAGAAATGAATATTAATAAGATAAAGCTAAGTGTATTTGGATTTAATAAAAGAGCTATTAAAATGTATGAAAACTTAGGATTTAAAAAAGAAGCTACACTTAGAGAACAAATTTTTAGAGAAGGCAAATATCATGATGAGATAATTATGGGATTATTAAAAAGAGAATGGGGGAATATAGATGATTGA
- a CDS encoding GNAT family N-acetyltransferase — MIDGKRIRLRAYSKDDLKDVLEYINDFEIRKNTTPGIPFPFRMEDEEKWYENNNPMGDGKYSFAIERIEDNKYMGGCGVNEIDWKNSVATVGIFLGKPFLNNGYGTEAMELLVDFIFNEMNINKIKLHVFNFNKRAIRSYEKVGFKVEGVLREQIFREGTYHDEIIMGILRREWKTRDK, encoded by the coding sequence ATGATTGATGGAAAAAGAATTAGACTAAGAGCATATTCAAAGGATGATTTAAAAGATGTTTTAGAATACATAAACGATTTTGAAATAAGAAAAAATACAACTCCTGGAATCCCATTTCCATTTAGAATGGAAGATGAAGAAAAATGGTATGAAAACAATAATCCAATGGGCGATGGTAAATATAGTTTTGCTATAGAAAGAATTGAAGATAACAAATATATGGGCGGTTGTGGTGTAAACGAAATTGATTGGAAAAACTCTGTCGCAACTGTAGGGATCTTTCTTGGAAAACCATTTTTAAATAATGGTTATGGTACAGAAGCAATGGAATTATTAGTAGATTTCATTTTTAATGAAATGAATATAAATAAGATAAAATTACATGTATTTAATTTTAATAAAAGGGCTATAAGATCATATGAAAAAGTTGGTTTTAAAGTAGAAGGTGTTTTAAGAGAACAAATTTTTAGAGAAGGTACATATCATGATGAGATAATTATGGGCATATTAAGAAGAGAATGGAAAACTCGCGACAAATAG
- a CDS encoding GNAT family N-acetyltransferase, with amino-acid sequence MEFKKASEVPKVTIVDLVNNTFKDYTVPVNWTITSFEYDIRENSISLEDSYIVYEDNNPIGFSLVSVRGARGRIDAFGFLKEYRLKGYGSELLYYTTEKLKWKGITKVTLEVVDEETSAKKFYLKHGFKEKRILESFIKYIDKIEEPKFKYVQTDYKYVHDRAVEALHYIGRKPNWQREPKTLELSRDRYQMERITSKGFTIGYVVWGTTKEGAFIVDISPIIDESKYVEIVEDFLNRLAHMNFKSVTIVSLPEDDILYSIIKDKEFTPFLKQVEMEKRIH; translated from the coding sequence ATGGAATTTAAAAAGGCAAGTGAAGTTCCTAAGGTAACAATTGTAGATTTAGTAAATAATACTTTTAAAGATTATACAGTTCCTGTTAATTGGACTATAACATCTTTTGAATATGACATTAGAGAAAATTCAATATCATTAGAAGACTCATATATCGTATATGAGGATAATAATCCAATAGGTTTTTCCCTTGTTTCTGTAAGAGGGGCTAGAGGAAGAATAGATGCTTTTGGATTTTTAAAAGAATATAGGCTAAAGGGATATGGATCTGAATTACTATATTACACTACAGAAAAATTAAAGTGGAAAGGTATAACAAAAGTAACTTTAGAAGTTGTCGATGAAGAAACAAGTGCAAAAAAATTCTATTTAAAGCACGGGTTTAAAGAGAAAAGAATTTTAGAAAGTTTCATTAAATACATAGACAAGATAGAAGAACCTAAATTTAAATATGTTCAAACAGATTATAAATATGTTCATGATAGAGCTGTAGAAGCACTTCATTATATTGGTAGAAAACCTAATTGGCAAAGAGAACCTAAAACATTAGAATTATCTAGAGATAGATATCAAATGGAAAGAATTACAAGCAAAGGATTTACTATAGGATATGTTGTATGGGGTACCACAAAAGAAGGAGCTTTTATTGTTGATATTTCTCCAATAATCGATGAATCAAAATATGTAGAGATTGTAGAAGATTTCTTAAATAGATTAGCCCATATGAATTTCAAAAGCGTAACTATTGTTTCCTTACCAGAGGATGATATATTGTATAGTATTATAAAAGACAAAGAATTTACACCATTTCTGAAACAAGTAGAAATGGAAAAAAGAATTCATTAA
- the recJ gene encoding single-stranded-DNA-specific exonuclease RecJ, protein MKKNWRVFWDSDSPLFIENLKLARQLAAETGLSEFLIKLLIARDIKTKEDIEEFLYPDESSIIDPFLLKDMDKTVDILLDIKNKNEKLVVYGDYDADGVTAAAVLYQGFKALGWDIEAYIPNRIDEGYSLNIEAIDELYEKGYKNIITVDCGTTSLNEVAHAKEKGMRIIVTDHHETQDVLPIADAVVNPKRKDDNYPFNGLSGVGVAFKVLLAVHNTLKNTSFDPFSLVDLVALGTIADIVPLRSENRYFVKRGLDKIRTNPNPALKYLMKEIGVVPEDVKSYVVAYKIAPKINAAGRMADAMKAFELLMTEEDKNLDKKVKQLLDLNTERQKHERRIYKSALSLMDINPDFHNNKVIVLSGQDWHLGVLGIVASKLSNKFNKPVLLVSTTTDDDTGKGSARSPQGISLIELMKNLSQKDENFFKEYGGHELAAGFTIDSDRIEYLRDEINKVYYNVYGDIEPEAEIEIDMEIENLWNSFFEDISALEPYGYKNPEPTFLIKNVTLDKLKVFGAEDENMAAIAKTEKGMIFEVVGYGVLTNRKDNLTGNIKCNIVGNFRIERTFYSNQKILKFYIKDIEFIGDSLTEKSNSGNILISLHAKDNVHHLANYKYKILLDMIEQNKTAIFAPLKIKNTLLIEKIKNSISKGENIIIIGASHLLLDYSYKIINQYISSDSIYYNKKSKIENNILKSKKVILVTVPAYIQNIQRLNEFSTSLIIDEPIYSFSHPTIANIPEYIQLRKIVRSKNYKINIFGTFYDESIKEFLKMSGYRVANVNSNVPPFEVIEEVNSNKVMLIKDYLYNSKNLNIIINNIDSYKNLKNYISNTYEYSEDFILYYSHVHTFFEKINIRELNKKLPSRILISEFGNDGISLEQKDRESIIMLYDVPKTRIELLDLISSWPHNKKDNIIFVMAYNDDFSTKFMYDFSRTYPSPEMLKKVYEIIKDNNNININTISKEYFNNDIEFAKNVVDELINSGIVINTSGGLRTMEDFRLDLIHKNVKSKESILDKWIIKNSIRFFTNFKSKSLISLLNNQIAEVK, encoded by the coding sequence TTGAAAAAGAATTGGAGGGTCTTTTGGGACTCTGATAGTCCTTTATTTATAGAAAATTTAAAGTTAGCTAGACAATTAGCTGCTGAGACAGGATTATCAGAATTTTTAATAAAATTACTTATAGCAAGAGATATTAAAACTAAAGAGGATATTGAAGAATTCTTATATCCAGATGAATCATCTATAATTGATCCATTCCTTTTAAAGGATATGGATAAAACTGTTGATATTTTATTGGATATAAAAAACAAAAATGAAAAATTGGTTGTATACGGAGATTATGATGCTGATGGTGTAACTGCAGCTGCTGTATTATATCAAGGATTCAAAGCTTTAGGTTGGGACATAGAAGCATATATTCCAAATAGAATCGATGAAGGATATAGCTTAAATATTGAAGCTATTGATGAATTATATGAAAAAGGATATAAAAATATTATTACTGTAGACTGTGGAACCACTTCATTAAATGAAGTTGCTCATGCCAAAGAAAAAGGCATGAGAATAATTGTTACTGACCATCACGAGACACAAGATGTATTACCTATTGCAGATGCAGTTGTTAATCCAAAAAGAAAAGATGATAATTATCCATTTAATGGTTTGTCTGGTGTTGGTGTCGCTTTTAAGGTACTTTTAGCTGTTCATAACACTTTAAAAAATACTTCGTTTGATCCTTTCTCTTTGGTAGACCTTGTGGCTTTAGGCACTATCGCTGATATTGTTCCTTTGAGATCAGAAAATAGATATTTTGTAAAAAGAGGATTGGATAAAATAAGAACCAATCCTAACCCTGCTTTAAAATACTTAATGAAGGAAATTGGGGTTGTTCCAGAAGATGTAAAATCTTATGTTGTTGCATATAAAATTGCTCCAAAAATAAATGCAGCTGGTAGAATGGCTGATGCTATGAAAGCCTTTGAATTATTAATGACTGAAGAAGATAAGAATTTGGATAAAAAAGTAAAACAATTATTAGATTTAAATACAGAAAGGCAAAAACATGAAAGAAGAATATATAAATCCGCATTAAGTCTAATGGATATTAATCCTGACTTTCATAATAACAAAGTAATTGTTTTAAGCGGACAAGATTGGCATTTAGGAGTATTAGGAATTGTAGCTTCTAAATTATCAAATAAATTCAATAAACCTGTATTATTAGTTTCTACTACAACTGATGACGATACAGGAAAAGGATCTGCAAGAAGTCCTCAAGGTATTAGTTTAATTGAGTTAATGAAAAACTTATCTCAAAAAGACGAAAACTTCTTCAAGGAATATGGAGGACATGAATTAGCTGCAGGTTTTACAATTGATTCTGATAGAATAGAATATTTAAGAGACGAAATCAATAAGGTTTATTATAATGTATATGGAGATATAGAACCGGAAGCAGAAATTGAAATTGATATGGAAATAGAAAATCTATGGAACTCTTTTTTTGAAGATATTTCGGCACTAGAACCATATGGTTATAAAAATCCAGAACCTACATTTTTAATTAAAAATGTTACTTTAGATAAGCTAAAAGTATTTGGTGCAGAAGATGAAAACATGGCAGCTATAGCTAAAACCGAGAAAGGTATGATATTTGAAGTAGTTGGTTATGGGGTATTAACAAATAGAAAAGATAATTTAACTGGAAATATCAAATGTAATATCGTTGGTAATTTTAGAATAGAAAGAACATTCTATAGTAACCAAAAAATATTAAAATTCTATATTAAAGATATAGAATTTATTGGTGACTCTTTAACTGAAAAAAGTAATTCTGGAAATATATTAATATCCTTGCATGCTAAAGATAATGTTCATCATTTAGCTAATTATAAGTATAAAATATTGTTAGATATGATAGAACAAAACAAAACAGCTATATTTGCACCATTAAAGATAAAAAATACACTGTTAATTGAAAAAATAAAAAATAGTATATCTAAAGGTGAAAATATAATTATAATAGGGGCTTCACATTTATTATTAGATTATTCTTATAAAATTATTAATCAGTATATCTCATCTGATAGTATTTATTATAATAAAAAATCGAAAATAGAAAATAATATTTTAAAAAGTAAAAAAGTAATATTAGTTACAGTGCCAGCATATATTCAAAATATTCAAAGATTAAATGAATTTTCTACAAGTTTAATTATAGATGAACCTATTTATTCATTCTCTCATCCTACTATTGCTAATATACCAGAATACATACAATTAAGAAAAATTGTTAGGTCTAAAAATTATAAAATTAATATATTTGGTACATTCTATGACGAAAGCATAAAAGAATTCTTGAAAATGAGCGGATATAGGGTTGCAAATGTTAATTCTAATGTCCCGCCATTTGAGGTAATTGAAGAAGTAAACTCAAATAAAGTTATGCTTATAAAAGATTATTTGTATAATTCAAAAAACCTAAATATTATTATAAATAATATTGATTCATATAAAAACCTTAAAAATTATATATCAAATACCTATGAATATTCTGAAGATTTCATATTATATTATTCTCACGTACATACATTTTTTGAAAAAATAAATATTAGGGAATTAAATAAAAAATTACCTTCAAGAATATTAATATCGGAATTTGGAAATGATGGTATATCTTTAGAACAAAAAGATAGAGAATCTATAATAATGTTATATGATGTACCAAAAACAAGAATTGAATTATTGGATTTAATATCTTCTTGGCCACATAATAAAAAGGATAATATAATTTTTGTAATGGCTTATAACGATGATTTTTCTACTAAATTTATGTATGATTTTTCTAGAACATATCCTTCACCAGAAATGCTTAAAAAAGTATATGAAATTATAAAAGATAATAACAATATAAATATCAATACTATTTCAAAAGAATATTTTAATAATGATATTGAATTCGCAAAAAATGTAGTTGATGAATTAATTAATTCTGGAATAGTTATAAATACATCTGGTGGTTTAAGAACCATGGAAGATTTTAGATTAGACTTGATACATAAAAATGTAAAATCAAAAGAAAGTATTTTAGATAAATGGATAATTAAAAATTCTATTCGCTTTTTCACAAACTTTAAATCAAAAAGTTTAATTTCACTGTTAAACAATCAAATTGCGGAGGTTAAATAA
- the ruvX gene encoding Holliday junction resolvase RuvX, with protein MNYIGLDYGLSKTGVATSNSIIKVATVKDTVRTEKIINYLQNIYKNEDIFVVGLPISMSGRFSKQTYETIDFCIKLKNIFNTKVLLIDERLTTQQSYSMTKNFLNAKKAKKAKDQNSALFILQRYLNSPNSAIELTVKKEYKMENIDSNSILINNLIIKNSNIYNKADVLAIDPYVFWWYYKRNKLSTTLIEDLNEEYDVIISNEDINIKHNKLIKVG; from the coding sequence TTGAATTACATAGGTTTAGATTACGGGTTAAGTAAAACCGGTGTTGCTACAAGTAATTCAATAATTAAAGTTGCAACTGTAAAAGATACAGTAAGAACCGAAAAAATTATTAATTATTTACAGAATATATATAAAAATGAAGATATTTTTGTTGTTGGTCTCCCCATTTCAATGTCGGGGAGATTTTCAAAACAAACATATGAAACTATAGATTTTTGTATTAAATTAAAAAACATATTCAATACTAAGGTTTTATTAATAGACGAAAGATTAACCACGCAGCAAAGTTATTCTATGACAAAGAACTTTTTAAATGCAAAAAAAGCAAAAAAAGCTAAAGATCAAAACAGCGCTCTTTTTATACTTCAAAGGTATTTAAATAGTCCAAATTCTGCCATTGAATTAACAGTGAAAAAGGAATATAAAATGGAAAATATAGATTCAAATTCTATTTTAATAAATAATTTAATAATAAAAAATAGTAACATATATAATAAAGCAGATGTTTTAGCTATAGACCCATATGTTTTTTGGTGGTATTATAAAAGAAATAAATTATCTACAACATTAATTGAAGATTTAAATGAAGAATATGATGTAATTATTTCTAATGAGGATATAAATATAAAACATAATAAATTAATAAAAGTAGGGTGA
- a CDS encoding AI-2E family transporter, with amino-acid sequence MPKTFWFIISYLISFLILLKVFPTIIGSLVVALFFTILIDVIASYLEKLKISRKISAPLSSLIFYGTLVYVLYSIIPITIEEGKKAFDTVTKIDLNVIPGRAGDVLNTFLDTTNNYLNDLIVQIATYIASNISNFITVGLLLIVASAYIAIASKNLFNSIDKFFPNSEINKAKRFLLTTYIDLRKFVSGQIITAFFVGVITWFLSLILGFPYAVFLGILAGITDFIPYLGVVITALPLTLLGFTNFGISGVIKAIIILTIANQIETWILSPRISGGKVNLNWFLVLISLLIFGQIFGVVGVLITIPLLIIIRNIWNIFVYPYLKKI; translated from the coding sequence ATGCCAAAAACATTTTGGTTTATTATTTCTTATTTAATTTCTTTCTTAATATTATTAAAAGTATTTCCTACTATAATTGGTAGTTTAGTTGTTGCATTGTTTTTTACAATTTTGATTGATGTGATTGCTAGTTATTTAGAGAAATTAAAAATTTCTAGAAAAATTTCTGCTCCATTATCATCTTTAATATTCTATGGAACCTTGGTATATGTATTATATAGTATAATACCAATTACAATAGAAGAAGGTAAAAAAGCTTTTGATACAGTAACAAAAATCGATTTAAATGTAATACCCGGAAGAGCTGGAGATGTCTTAAATACTTTCTTAGACACTACAAATAATTATTTAAATGATTTAATAGTTCAAATAGCGACATATATCGCATCAAATATCTCTAATTTTATTACAGTAGGATTATTACTAATTGTTGCATCAGCATACATTGCTATTGCAAGTAAAAATTTATTTAATTCAATTGATAAGTTTTTTCCAAATTCTGAAATAAATAAAGCAAAAAGATTTCTATTAACTACATACATAGACTTAAGAAAATTTGTATCTGGTCAAATAATAACAGCATTTTTCGTCGGTGTCATAACTTGGTTTTTATCATTAATTTTAGGTTTCCCATATGCTGTTTTCCTTGGTATTTTAGCAGGCATTACAGATTTTATACCATATTTAGGCGTTGTAATCACAGCTTTGCCATTAACTTTATTAGGATTTACTAATTTTGGAATATCTGGTGTAATAAAAGCTATTATTATTTTAACAATCGCTAATCAAATAGAAACATGGATATTATCTCCTCGAATTTCTGGTGGTAAAGTAAATCTAAATTGGTTTTTAGTTTTAATTTCTTTATTGATTTTTGGTCAAATATTTGGTGTTGTTGGTGTTTTAATTACAATACCTCTCTTAATTATTATTAGGAATATATGGAATATATTTGTTTATCCATATTTAAAAAAAATATAA
- the rsmA gene encoding 16S rRNA (adenine(1518)-N(6)/adenine(1519)-N(6))-dimethyltransferase RsmA: MKTSEWLKKYNIYLKKSLGQNFLSTQEYAKKIVQKAGITNNDTVIEIGPGAGTLTETLAQTGANVYAFEIDERLKPLLEERFKDYNNVHIQFIDFLKADLSNFDKPKYVANIPYYITSPILEKIFMETPDFQLATLMVQKEYGDRMIATSGKNYSPLSIFVQFFCTVEKIITVPPHAFIPNPKVDSVVIKLTPKDNIPNIDKKKFFKFVHIAFSQRRKNIKNNLKQLFGENTDQILEKCGIDPKTRPENISIEKFIELFNNV; the protein is encoded by the coding sequence ATGAAAACTAGCGAATGGCTTAAAAAATACAATATTTATTTAAAAAAAAGTCTTGGTCAAAATTTTCTTTCAACTCAAGAATATGCAAAAAAAATTGTTCAAAAGGCTGGTATTACAAATAATGATACTGTTATAGAAATTGGACCAGGTGCTGGAACATTAACTGAAACATTAGCTCAAACTGGAGCTAATGTATATGCTTTTGAAATTGATGAAAGGCTTAAGCCACTTTTAGAAGAAAGATTTAAGGACTATAATAATGTACATATACAGTTTATTGATTTTTTAAAGGCAGATTTATCTAATTTTGATAAACCAAAATATGTTGCTAATATACCTTACTATATAACTTCACCAATTTTAGAAAAAATATTTATGGAAACACCAGATTTCCAATTAGCTACATTAATGGTTCAAAAAGAATATGGAGATAGAATGATTGCAACTTCTGGAAAAAATTATAGCCCTTTAAGCATATTTGTACAATTTTTTTGCACAGTAGAAAAAATAATTACTGTTCCACCACATGCTTTTATACCAAATCCAAAGGTTGATTCTGTTGTTATTAAGTTAACTCCTAAAGATAATATACCAAATATTGATAAGAAGAAGTTTTTTAAATTTGTACACATAGCATTTTCTCAAAGACGAAAAAATATTAAAAATAATTTAAAACAATTATTTGGGGAAAATACCGATCAAATTCTTGAAAAATGTGGCATAGATCCTAAAACACGCCCTGAGAATATATCTATAGAAAAATTTATAGAACTTTTCAATAATGTATAG
- the ylqF gene encoding ribosome biogenesis GTPase YlqF: protein MWYPGHIKKAKSKIKTYLKTVQGILELVDARAPYASRAYEFEDLFKDKDRIILFNKVDIADEKNLIFWENYYKSKGYKVLKTSLKNVSIKSFLTKVVYKSFQKKFSELRVMVAGIPNVGKSTLINSIKGKKSLRVGNTPGVTRGVQWISVNDQFMLLDTPGILYSEIYNKKIMYKLILIGSLKPEEDEKEFAIEYGFNFFKEKYPEIIRNALKSDVIPDDYYNFIELFAKKRNFIASGKTYDTERAMTVFLKELSDGKYGKIVYDFPEDYDMLK from the coding sequence ATGTGGTATCCTGGTCATATTAAAAAAGCTAAAAGTAAAATAAAAACGTATTTAAAAACTGTTCAAGGAATTTTAGAATTAGTTGATGCTAGAGCACCATATGCTAGTAGAGCATATGAATTTGAGGATTTGTTTAAAGATAAAGATAGAATAATATTATTTAATAAGGTTGATATTGCTGATGAAAAAAACTTAATTTTTTGGGAGAATTATTATAAGAGTAAAGGTTATAAGGTGTTAAAAACTTCTTTAAAGAATGTTAGTATTAAATCTTTTCTTACTAAGGTTGTATATAAATCCTTCCAAAAAAAATTCAGTGAATTAAGGGTTATGGTTGCAGGTATTCCAAATGTTGGAAAATCAACTTTAATTAATAGTATTAAAGGTAAAAAATCATTAAGAGTTGGAAACACACCTGGTGTAACTAGAGGGGTTCAATGGATAAGTGTAAATGATCAGTTTATGTTATTAGACACTCCTGGTATATTATATAGTGAAATATATAATAAGAAGATAATGTATAAATTAATATTAATAGGTTCTTTGAAACCAGAAGAAGACGAAAAAGAGTTTGCTATTGAATATGGTTTTAATTTCTTTAAAGAAAAATATCCAGAAATAATAAGAAATGCTTTAAAATCAGATGTCATTCCTGATGATTACTATAATTTTATAGAACTTTTTGCTAAAAAAAGAAATTTTATTGCTTCTGGAAAAACATATGATACAGAACGCGCAATGACTGTATTTTTAAAAGAGCTATCAGATGGAAAATATGGAAAAATTGTATATGATTTTCCTGAAGATTATGATATGTTAAAGTGA
- a CDS encoding EscU/YscU/HrcU family type III secretion system export apparatus switch protein, with amino-acid sequence MDKKVVAIKYKELEDDVPIVIAKGVGKIADKILEIARENKIPITKNTKVVNELYSLDIPSEIPEDMYLIIAKIIAHVMKLDAR; translated from the coding sequence ATGGATAAAAAGGTTGTTGCAATAAAATATAAAGAATTAGAAGATGATGTTCCAATTGTTATTGCTAAAGGTGTAGGAAAAATAGCTGATAAAATACTTGAAATTGCGAGAGAAAATAAAATTCCTATAACTAAAAACACAAAGGTCGTAAATGAATTATATTCATTAGATATACCTTCAGAAATACCAGAAGATATGTATTTGATTATTGCTAAAATAATTGCACATGTAATGAAATTAGATGCGAGGTGA